The proteins below are encoded in one region of Methylophilales bacterium:
- a CDS encoding NADH-quinone oxidoreductase subunit B, with translation MSIEGILEKGYVTTNVDTLINYARTGSLWPMTFGLACCAVEMMHAGASRYDLDRFGIVFRPSPRQSDVMIIAGTLVNKMAPALRRVYDQMAEPRWVISMGSCSNGGGYYHYSYSVVRGSDRIVPVDIYVPGCPPTAEALMFGILQLQKKIKRTNTIAR, from the coding sequence ATGAGTATTGAGGGAATATTAGAAAAAGGCTATGTTACGACCAACGTAGACACTTTAATAAACTATGCTAGAACTGGTTCATTGTGGCCAATGACTTTTGGGTTGGCATGCTGTGCAGTTGAAATGATGCACGCAGGCGCATCAAGATATGACCTAGACCGATTCGGTATTGTTTTTAGACCAAGTCCAAGACAATCTGATGTGATGATCATTGCAGGCACATTAGTCAATAAGATGGCACCAGCATTGAGGCGTGTATATGATCAAATGGCAGAGCCTAGATGGGTCATTTCGATGGGCTCATGCTCAAATGGGGGCGGTTATTACCATTACTCATATTCTGTCGTAAGGGGTAGTGACAGAATTGTTCCAGTAGATATTTATGTTCCTGGATGCCCTCCCACAGCAGAAGCATTGATGTTTGGAATTTTGCAACTACAAAAAAAAATTAAACGTACTAACACAATTGCCAGATGA
- the recJ gene encoding single-stranded-DNA-specific exonuclease RecJ, whose amino-acid sequence MKLKEKKINAELEKRLNEEGVQPDLAKIYAARKIDSTEQINYQLDKLLPPHLLHSNIAVGEFLCQAIIDNKKIVIVGDYDADGATASACGVLGLKKFGGNVDFIVPNRFEYGYGLTPEIVSIALKKEPDIILTVDNGIASHDGVEAANKAGVDVIITDHHLPGKTLPNAKFIVNPNKKNCSFPSKNLCGVGVMFYVLLALRIAFRTKNKESQEPVLVDLLDLVALGTVADLVPLDFNNRILVSFGIKIIRSGTTNFGIKAIINESKKKQAHLMTSDLSFIIAPKINAAGRLCDMTVGIQCFLAENLDQASSFAKQLIKFNENRKLIESDMVLSAIEELNDQSFKNSHSIVLTNDKWHQGVVGILASRLKEKFFRPTIIFANFNDEMIKGSGRSIESFHLRDILDLISKRHPSLIKTFGGHAMAAGLSIKKNDFKKFSEIFELTCQEFITPDLLNQIVEYDKSIEPENLNYPMAKMINEQVWGQGFPSPFFVDNFDVLHQEVIAERHIKCFLKKDKKFQAIFFNNNQTLPDKIRAVYSIDANEFNGNKNLQIIIKSIVE is encoded by the coding sequence ATGAAGCTTAAAGAAAAAAAAATCAATGCGGAACTCGAAAAAAGGCTAAATGAAGAAGGTGTTCAACCAGACCTCGCTAAAATTTATGCTGCCAGAAAAATTGATAGTACTGAACAGATAAACTATCAACTTGACAAACTTTTACCTCCCCACTTATTGCATTCAAATATAGCGGTTGGCGAGTTTTTATGCCAAGCCATAATAGATAATAAAAAAATAGTTATAGTAGGTGACTACGATGCCGATGGTGCGACAGCAAGCGCATGTGGAGTTCTTGGGTTAAAAAAATTTGGTGGTAATGTTGATTTTATAGTGCCTAACCGGTTTGAATACGGCTATGGATTAACTCCCGAAATAGTTAGCATAGCCCTAAAAAAAGAGCCTGATATCATCCTTACCGTTGACAATGGAATTGCAAGTCATGACGGAGTGGAGGCTGCCAATAAGGCGGGAGTAGATGTAATCATTACTGACCATCACCTTCCTGGTAAAACATTACCTAACGCCAAATTCATTGTAAATCCAAATAAAAAAAATTGTTCATTCCCAAGTAAAAACTTATGTGGCGTTGGGGTCATGTTTTATGTGCTACTTGCGTTAAGAATTGCTTTTAGAACAAAGAACAAGGAGTCCCAAGAGCCTGTATTAGTTGATTTACTCGATTTAGTAGCATTAGGGACGGTTGCGGATTTAGTCCCTCTTGATTTTAATAATCGGATTTTAGTTTCTTTTGGAATTAAAATTATTAGAAGCGGAACTACTAATTTTGGAATCAAAGCGATAATTAACGAATCAAAAAAAAAACAGGCTCATCTTATGACATCTGACTTATCTTTTATCATCGCACCTAAAATTAATGCTGCTGGAAGGCTCTGTGATATGACGGTTGGCATTCAATGTTTTTTGGCTGAAAATTTAGATCAAGCCTCAAGTTTTGCAAAACAACTCATCAAATTTAATGAAAATAGGAAGCTCATAGAATCGGATATGGTGTTATCTGCTATTGAGGAATTGAATGATCAGAGCTTCAAAAATTCGCATTCAATCGTTCTAACTAATGATAAATGGCATCAAGGTGTGGTAGGTATATTGGCTTCTAGATTGAAGGAAAAATTCTTCAGACCAACAATTATTTTTGCAAATTTTAATGATGAAATGATTAAGGGATCGGGAAGGTCGATAGAATCTTTTCACCTTCGCGACATACTAGATCTTATATCCAAGCGCCACCCCAGTTTAATCAAGACATTTGGAGGTCATGCTATGGCAGCGGGGCTAAGTATTAAAAAAAATGATTTTAAAAAATTTAGCGAAATATTCGAATTAACTTGCCAAGAATTCATAACACCTGACTTACTGAATCAAATAGTTGAATATGACAAAAGTATTGAGCCTGAAAATTTAAATTACCCTATGGCTAAAATGATCAATGAACAAGTTTGGGGACAGGGATTTCCATCGCCTTTTTTTGTTGATAATTTTGATGTATTGCATCAGGAAGTTATTGCAGAAAGGCATATAAAGTGCTTTTTAAAAAAAGATAAGAAATTTCAAGCAATATTTTTTAATAATAACCAGACACTACCTGATAAAATAAGGGCTGTTTATTCTATTGATGCAAATGAATTTAATGGAAATAAAAACCTTCAAATAATTATAAAAAGTATTGTGGAATGA
- the tpiA gene encoding triose-phosphate isomerase, whose amino-acid sequence MKKKSKKIVIGNMKMHGSLDFNESHFKSLKQKLSSFNELSITLCVPYPYLFQAQKILMGSNIHWGCQNVAKELEGPFTGEVSAPMIKDFQGELVIVGHSERNTAYCESDENIAEKFNMIKKYKMTPLLCVGENLIEREAGIMEKVVSEQIKTILDLYGQDVFRESIIAYEPIWAIGSDSAASPEQIEKMCEFIKQLIYTNDTDNDDINIVYGGSVNAKNAVQLCEISGVDGILMGRASLDANEFYEICNSIHKI is encoded by the coding sequence ATGAAAAAAAAGTCAAAAAAAATAGTCATTGGCAATATGAAGATGCATGGCTCATTAGATTTTAATGAAAGCCACTTCAAAAGCCTCAAGCAAAAGCTAAGCTCATTCAATGAACTATCAATTACCTTATGTGTGCCTTACCCATACTTATTCCAGGCGCAAAAAATACTAATGGGTTCAAATATTCATTGGGGCTGCCAAAATGTGGCAAAAGAATTAGAAGGGCCTTTTACTGGGGAGGTAAGCGCTCCAATGATTAAGGATTTTCAAGGTGAATTAGTAATTGTAGGTCATTCTGAGAGGAATACAGCCTACTGCGAATCAGATGAAAACATTGCAGAAAAATTTAATATGATTAAGAAATATAAAATGACCCCTCTGCTGTGTGTCGGCGAAAATCTTATTGAGCGTGAAGCAGGAATAATGGAAAAGGTAGTCTCCGAGCAGATTAAAACGATTCTTGATTTATATGGTCAAGATGTTTTCAGGGAGTCAATAATTGCCTATGAACCAATTTGGGCAATTGGTTCTGACTCGGCGGCAAGTCCTGAGCAAATAGAAAAAATGTGTGAATTCATAAAGCAATTAATTTATACAAATGACACAGATAATGATGATATAAATATTGTTTATGGTGGCAGTGTTAATGCAAAAAATGCGGTACAATTATGTGAAATTAGTGGGGTAGATGGAATATTAATGGGCAGAGCATCTTTAGATGCAAATGAATTCTACGAAATTTGCAATAGTATTCATAAAATTTAA
- the secG gene encoding preprotein translocase subunit SecG, whose translation MENLVTIIHVVVSLAVIGLVLVQHGKGADAGAAFGGNSSGSVFGAQGSGNFVTRLTAICVTVFFCTSIGLAFIASNKNASFAVEQIQENSSQSVETKEQPFGSDEIGNTQDIPN comes from the coding sequence ATGGAAAATTTAGTAACGATAATTCATGTAGTAGTGAGCTTGGCAGTGATAGGGCTAGTCTTAGTCCAGCATGGTAAAGGAGCAGATGCGGGTGCTGCATTTGGAGGAAATTCTTCTGGCAGCGTGTTTGGTGCGCAAGGCTCTGGTAATTTTGTAACAAGACTAACAGCAATATGTGTAACCGTATTTTTTTGTACAAGCATAGGCCTTGCTTTCATAGCGAGTAATAAAAATGCAAGTTTTGCGGTAGAACAGATTCAGGAAAATAGCTCTCAATCAGTTGAAACCAAAGAGCAACCTTTTGGGTCAGATGAAATTGGAAATACTCAAGATATTCCCAATTAA
- a CDS encoding NADH-quinone oxidoreductase subunit C, translating into MNQSIKKQIQSLKSFFKKKILSINEDKGEITITFDQENIIESLKVLRDRSEFDFKQLIDLCGVDYQDFKIAAHDEKRFCVVYHLLSLKNNLRLRVKVFAEDDEFPIFPTMTEVWPNADWYEREAFDLFGLMFIDHPDLRRLLTDYGFVGHPFRKDFPMIGKVEVRYDPTLKRVIYEPVSIDERNNVPRLIRDEGIHRG; encoded by the coding sequence ATGAACCAGAGCATAAAAAAACAAATTCAATCCCTCAAATCTTTTTTTAAGAAAAAAATACTATCTATTAATGAAGATAAAGGTGAGATTACAATTACCTTCGATCAAGAAAATATCATTGAGTCATTAAAGGTTTTAAGAGATAGGTCTGAATTTGATTTTAAACAGCTAATTGATTTATGTGGTGTTGATTATCAAGATTTTAAAATAGCTGCACATGATGAGAAGAGATTTTGTGTTGTATACCACTTACTTTCTTTAAAAAATAATCTGCGCTTAAGGGTCAAAGTATTTGCTGAAGATGATGAATTTCCAATATTTCCAACAATGACTGAAGTTTGGCCTAACGCGGATTGGTATGAAAGAGAAGCATTTGATTTATTTGGGTTAATGTTTATCGATCATCCCGATTTAAGAAGACTTCTGACAGACTACGGTTTCGTTGGTCATCCTTTTAGGAAGGACTTTCCAATGATAGGGAAGGTTGAAGTTCGTTATGACCCAACCCTCAAAAGGGTAATTTATGAGCCTGTTTCTATCGATGAGAGAAATAATGTCCCAAGATTAATTAGGGATGAGGGTATCCATCGTGGCTGA
- a CDS encoding NAD(P)H-dependent oxidoreductase subunit E encodes MLTEITRKKIDGELKKFPIDQKQSAIIAALQIIQTENGFLTDDLIAQAADYLDMPKIAAMEVATFYNMFELKPAGKYKISVCTNISCALREADDIVCHLRKKLNINFNEVTKDSKFSLKESECMGACGGAPLMTINNHKMYEHLTPQKVDQILEELD; translated from the coding sequence ATGCTAACTGAAATTACAAGAAAAAAAATAGACGGCGAATTAAAAAAATTCCCTATCGATCAAAAACAATCTGCCATTATTGCAGCGCTGCAAATAATCCAAACTGAAAATGGTTTTTTAACAGATGATTTAATTGCACAGGCAGCAGACTACCTAGACATGCCAAAAATTGCAGCAATGGAAGTGGCAACTTTTTATAATATGTTTGAACTTAAACCTGCTGGAAAATATAAAATTTCGGTTTGCACAAATATCTCATGTGCCTTAAGAGAGGCTGACGACATCGTATGCCATCTTCGAAAAAAATTGAATATTAATTTTAATGAGGTCACAAAAGATAGTAAATTTAGCTTAAAAGAAAGTGAGTGTATGGGTGCATGTGGCGGAGCACCACTTATGACAATAAACAATCATAAGATGTATGAACATTTAACACCCCAAAAAGTTGATCAAATTCTTGAGGAGTTAGATTAA
- a CDS encoding NADH-quinone oxidoreductase subunit D encodes MAEIKNYTMNFGPQHPAAHGVLRLVLEMDGEVIQRVDPHIGLLHRATEKLAENRTYLQSVPYMDRLDYVSMMMNEHAYVMTIEKLLQIKVPIRAQYIRVLFDEITRILNHLLWLGAHALDVGAMTVFLYAFREREDLFDCYEAVSGARMHAAYYRPGGVYRDLPSTMPQFQPSKKQRSSEINKLNKNRSGSLLDFIEDFAKRFPTYVDEYETLLTDNRIWKQRTVGIGVVDPDRAVALGMTGPMLRGSGVEWDLRKKQPYETYSKLDFKIPVGKEGDCYDRYLVRMEEMRESNKIIKQCIAWLRENPGPVISNDNKVTPPSRSEMKEDMESMIHHFKLFTEGFHIPKGEAYAAVEHPKGEFGTYIISDGANKPYRLKIRAPGFPHLAAINEMTKGHMLSDLVAIIGTQDIVFGEIDR; translated from the coding sequence GTGGCTGAGATTAAAAACTATACAATGAATTTTGGGCCTCAGCACCCAGCAGCTCATGGTGTTTTAAGGCTTGTACTTGAGATGGATGGCGAAGTAATACAGCGTGTAGATCCACATATTGGCTTATTACACAGAGCAACTGAAAAGCTAGCTGAGAATAGGACATACCTTCAATCTGTTCCTTATATGGACCGTCTTGACTATGTTTCTATGATGATGAATGAGCATGCTTATGTGATGACAATAGAAAAGCTATTGCAGATAAAGGTACCAATTCGTGCGCAATATATCCGAGTTTTGTTTGATGAAATCACCAGAATACTCAATCACTTACTTTGGTTAGGAGCCCATGCTCTTGATGTTGGGGCTATGACGGTTTTCCTTTATGCCTTTAGGGAGCGAGAGGATTTATTTGACTGCTACGAAGCAGTCTCTGGTGCAAGAATGCATGCAGCTTATTATCGACCTGGGGGTGTGTATCGAGATTTACCATCTACGATGCCTCAATTCCAACCCTCAAAAAAACAAAGATCATCTGAAATAAACAAACTAAATAAAAATAGATCAGGATCACTGCTAGATTTTATAGAAGATTTTGCTAAAAGATTTCCAACTTATGTGGATGAATATGAAACGCTTTTAACTGATAATCGAATTTGGAAGCAAAGAACAGTCGGGATTGGTGTTGTTGATCCAGATCGAGCGGTTGCATTAGGAATGACAGGCCCAATGTTAAGGGGCTCAGGAGTGGAATGGGATTTACGAAAAAAACAACCTTATGAAACATATAGTAAATTAGATTTTAAAATTCCTGTCGGTAAAGAGGGTGATTGTTATGACCGTTATTTGGTAAGAATGGAGGAGATGAGAGAATCCAATAAAATTATCAAGCAATGTATTGCGTGGCTTAGAGAAAACCCAGGTCCGGTGATTTCAAATGATAATAAAGTGACCCCACCATCAAGATCAGAAATGAAAGAGGACATGGAATCGATGATTCACCATTTTAAATTATTTACTGAGGGTTTTCATATCCCTAAGGGCGAAGCCTATGCAGCTGTAGAGCATCCAAAAGGTGAGTTCGGAACTTACATCATTTCTGACGGCGCAAACAAACCTTATCGGCTAAAAATTAGGGCGCCAGGCTTCCCACATTTGGCAGCGATAAATGAAATGACAAAGGGACACATGCTGTCAGATTTGGTAGCAATTATTGGTACCCAAGATATTGTGTTTGGGGAGATTGATAGATAA
- a CDS encoding NADH-quinone oxidoreductase subunit A translates to MLENYFPILVFIIIGLFVGLGPLILGKILSTSKPYKEKNSPYECGFEAFEDARMKFDVRYYLVAILFILFDLEITFLFPWAVVINKIGMFGFVSMLIFLFILVVGFIYEWKKGALDWE, encoded by the coding sequence GTGCTGGAAAATTATTTTCCTATATTAGTGTTTATAATTATCGGCCTTTTTGTAGGGTTAGGCCCTCTCATCCTCGGTAAAATATTAAGTACAAGTAAGCCTTACAAAGAAAAAAACTCCCCATATGAATGTGGATTTGAAGCCTTCGAAGATGCTCGAATGAAATTCGATGTTAGGTATTATCTGGTAGCAATCTTATTTATTCTCTTTGACCTAGAAATTACATTCCTTTTCCCGTGGGCAGTTGTAATCAATAAAATTGGAATGTTTGGATTTGTATCCATGCTCATATTTCTCTTTATCTTGGTTGTCGGTTTTATTTATGAATGGAAAAAAGGAGCATTAGATTGGGAGTAA